A genomic region of Pseudopipra pipra isolate bDixPip1 chromosome W, bDixPip1.hap1, whole genome shotgun sequence contains the following coding sequences:
- the LOC135406341 gene encoding olfactory receptor 14J1-like, with the protein MSNSSSMPQFLLLALADRRELQLLHFWLFLAISLAALLANGLILSAVACDHHLHTPMGFFLLNLSLTDLGCICTTVPKAMHNSLWDTTTISYKGCAAQLFFFVFFISAEFYLLTIMCYDRYVAICKPLHYGTLLGSRACAHMAAAAWATGFLTALLHTANTFSLPLCQGNALGQFFCEIPHILKLSCSHSGYLRETDLIGVSAFLGFVFFIFIVFSYVQIFRAVLRIPSQQGRHKAFSTCLPHLAVLSLYLSTVMFAYLKPPSISSPSLDLALSVLYSVVPPARNPLIYSLRNQELKDAIRKMMTRCFSGAIKCLCSGV; encoded by the coding sequence atgtccaacagcagctccatgccccagttccttctcctggcattggcagacaggcgggagctgcagctcctgcacttctggctcttcctggccatctccctggctgccctcctggccaacggcctcatcctcagcgctgtagcctgtgaccaccacctgcacacccccatgggcttcttcctgctcaacctctccctcacagacctgggctgcatctgcaccactgtccccaaagccatgcacaattccctctgggacaccacaaccatctcctacaagggatgtgctgcacagctctttttctttgtcttcttcatctcagcagagttttatctgctcaccatcatgtgctacgaccgctacgttgccatctgcaaacccctgcactacgggaccctcctgggcagcagagcttgtgcccacatggcagcagctgcctgggccactggctttctcactgctctgctgcacacagccaatacattttccctgcccctgtgccagggcaatgccctgggccagttcttctgtgaaatcccacacatcctcaagctctcctgctcacactcaggctacctcagggaaactGACCTCATTGGGGTTAGTGCCTTtttaggatttgtttttttcattttcattgttttctcctatgtgcagatcttcagggctgtgctgaggatcccctctcaacagggacggcacaaagccttttccacgtgcctccctcacctggccgtgctcTCTCTGTACCTCAGCACTGTCAtgtttgcctacctgaagcccccctccatctcctccccatccctggatctggccctgtcagttctgtactcggtggttcctccagcacggaaccccctcatctacagcctcagaaATCAGGAGCTCAAAGATGCCATTAGGAAAATGATGACTAGATGCTTctcaggagcaataaagtgcctgtgTTCTGGTGTGTAG
- the LOC135406342 gene encoding olfactory receptor 14J1-like, whose amino-acid sequence MSALQQSKAESSAAHGQSSCSSQHPQRAQTREKKCLDLEGISLKTALALLRGGCLNCSLCFPFLNRSCAMEQQMPNSSSMPQFLLLALADRRELQLLHFWLFLAISLAALLANGLILSAVACDHHLHTPMGFFLLNLSLTDLGCICTTVPKAMHNSLWGTTTISYTGCAAQLFFFVFFISAEFYLLTIMCYDRYVAICKPLHYGTLLGSRACAHMAAAAWATGFLNALLHTANTFSLPLCQGNALGQFFCEISHILKLSCSHSNTREIGLIVVSASFCFGCFVFIVFSYLQIFRAVLRIPSQQGRHKAFSTCLPHLAVVSLFLSTGTFAHLRPSSISSPSLDLALSVLYSVVPPALNPLIYSLRNQELKDALRKLITGCFSEAINSFFCMLCSSLKANAVRTAEKRAENTAGPGPLWCPGLPREGVPGPAPGAAAPSPERR is encoded by the exons atgtctgcactgcagcagagcaaagctgagtcctcggcagcacatgggcagagctcctgctcctcacagcaccctcagagagcacaaaccagagaaaagaaatgccttgacttggaggggatttccctgaaaactgcactggctttgctgagagggggctgccttaattgttccctgtgctttccttttctgaacagatcCTGTGCTATGGAAcagcaaatgcccaacagcagctccatgccccagttcctcctcctggcattggcagacaggcgggagctgcagctcctgcacttctggctcttcctggccatctccctggctgccctcctggccaacggcctcatcctcagcgccgtagcctgcgaccaccacctgcacacccccatgggcttcttcctgctcaacctctccctcacagacctgggctgcatctgcaccactgtccccaaagccatgcacaattccctctggggcaccacaaccatctcctacacaggatgtgctgcacagctctttttctttgtcttcttcatctcagcagagttttatctgctcaccatcatgtgctacgaccgctacgttgccatctgcaaacccctgcactacgggaccctcctgggcagcagagcttgtgcccacatggcagcagctgcctgggccactggctttctcaatgctctgctgcacacagccaatacattttccctgcccctgtgccagggcaatgccctgggccagttcttctgtgaaatctcccacatcctcaagctctcctgctcacactccaacaccagggaaattgggctcattgtggttagtgcttctttttgttttggctgttttgttttcattgttttctcctacctgcagatcttcagggctgtgctgaggatcccctctcagcagggaaggcacaaagccttttccacgtgcctccctcacctggctgttgtctccctgttcctcagcactggcacTTTTGCCCACCTGAGGccctcctccatctcctccccatccctggatctggcactatcagttctgtactcggtggtacctccagcactgaaccccctcatctacagcctgaggaaccaggagctcaaggatgcccttAGGAAACtgataactgggtgtttttcagaagcaataaactccttcttctgcatgttatgtTCCTCATTAAAGGCCA atGCCGTGAGAACTGCAGAGAAGCGAGCTGAGAACACGGCGGGCCCTGGTCCTCTTTggtgcccggggctgccccgagAGGGAgtccccggccctgcccccggagccgccgcgccGTCCCCTGAgcgccgctga